The Methanothermobacter sp. CaT2 DNA window ACATCCTCAGGGGCTTCATAACAGAGGAATGCATCCGAATCCTTAACGTAGGGGCCCCTCTCGATTACGGTAACATCAATGCCCTTTATGGCGAGTTCCCTTGCAAGGGTTGCGCCGCCAGCACCGGAGCCAACCACCAGAACCATTGGATCATTCCCAGACAGTCAGTCAAAGAGCACTATGGCCCCTGTGGGGCAGGAGTTCACACAGAAGCTGCAGCCGATACATTTCTTATCATCGAGGAGGATCTCCCAGTCATCCTGGATGCATATGGCGCCAACCGGGCAGAGGGATACACAGGCGCCGCAGTCCATGCACTTCTCACGGTCCTTCTTAACGACCCTCACTGCCGGGTGCACCTCTATACCGGCCTCCTCTATGAAGTCTATCCCCTCCCTCTCCTCGGGGCCGCTGATCTCAACGAGCATCTTACCCCCGCGGGGTGTGATGTTTGCCCTGAGGATGTTGAATTCGATGTCATATTTCTTTATGGCTTCTGATATTATTGACTTGTTAACAATGTTCGGTGAGAATTTAAGCCAGGCCTTCATATTGATTCTCCCCTGTTATCCACTTTCCCTATTAACCTTGAAATGTCCTCGGCGGTTACTATACCCTTAACACGGTTTTCATCATCAACTATGGGTAAACCTGAAATGTTATACTTATCTATGCGCCTTGCGACAACGTCGACGGGTTCATTTTCCCTTGCAACAACCACCCTGCGGGTCATGATATCCCTGAGCTTCTTCTTACCCCTTGCCACTGCGTCTGCAATGTCCCATGATGTCACTATACCCCTGAGGACGCCCTCACTGTCAACGACGGGTATGTGGTTTATGTTATTGTCAACCATCTTCCTGGCCACATCCTTAAGGTCGTCCTCCTGGTGGGTTATTATTACTGGTTTGCTTTCAAGTTCCCTCACCATGATGGATGGTCTTCTTATCTCAAGGGGTCTGGTGGCTGATCTTGATGGGAGGCTCTTAACTGGCTCTGTGAGCAGGAAATCGCCCCTTTCAATCCATGATTTGAGTTCTTCTGCAATCTTGATGGCTCTCCTGATTGATGAGAGGGGTGATGTAGGGACCTCCATCCCGTTTATTTCAATCTTCCCTGATTTGAGCTCCTTATAATTGGTCTCCTTCACCACGGGTCTTGATCTTCGGGGCACACCGTAGTCAATTACCCTGCAGACTATATCCTCATCCGATATTCCTGTTGCAGCCGCTATGTCCTCGTTGAGCACGGGTATGGGTATCCCGGCGCCCACATAGAGTGTTGGGCCATACCTTGGCATTGTGGCTCCACGCACATATTCGGGATCCATATCCTTCATGTTACCCTTCAGCATGAGGGTGCCTGATGGTGAAACTGGTACACCATTTCTCCTCTCAGATTCAGTTGAGTGCTGGGTACCCTCCCCCACTATGTAACCCTCTGCGCCGCAGAGGAATATCCTTGTGCCGACACCTATGGTCTGGAAGTAGGGGTCATTGAGGAGGGGGCTGAGCTCCCCTGCACTTGAGTAGGTGACGTTCCCATAGTTTGGGAGCAGTGTTCCCATGTAGGTGTAGAGTGTCTCCTGTGTGGAGTTAACCGCCACTGCATAGTTCTGGTAGCAGTTCCTAGGGTTAACCATGACCGCCTGGTTTATGGTCTCAAGGCTTATGAGGGTCTCAACATTCTTGAGGGGGTAGCAGTCTGTTCCATAGGCCTCTGCCACCAGTTCAACCTCCTTCCCCCTTATTAGGTCCTCTATTACATGTGAGCCCCCATATTCAAGCCCTATCTCGGGGTCGCGGTTTGGCTGTGCTGCACCTATGTATGCATCAACCGCAGCGAGTCCAGAGTAGGCCTCAACACCATTGAGGTAGGTCCTCGCCATCTTTATGGGTGGATCTGAGTGTCCGAAGTTGAGGAAAGCGCCTGATGAACACATAGCACCAAATGTACCTGTTGTAACAACATCAACTTCCTTTGCAGCGTCCATGGGGCCGTTTTCAGCAACTATCCTTGTCATCTCGGCTGCGGTGACAACCACAGCATCCCCATCCCTGATCTTCTGGTTTATCTCCTCAATTGTCTTCAATATACCACATCCGGTGCTATCTATAAAATGAACTGGTTAGTGGTATATGGATGTTCATTTAAATATTTATTGAGTTCATAAAGCCTGTGATCATGGTGAGGCATTGCATAACATCAAAAGAATCATAAGCACCCACCTACAGAATTAATAAGAGAAACTTTTGAAGGCGGATGGGAAATGGAGATTGACAATGATTATCTTGGCAGCATACTGAGGGACATAGAGGATATGGTGGAATATGCAGATATAAGGGCTGGCAGCTCCAGGACCAGTTCTATTCTGATGAAGGACGGTAACCTGCAGGAGGTTAAATGTGGGAGCGCCTCTGGTTTCAGGATAAGGGTGCTGAGGAATGGTTCATGGGGATTCGCCTTTACAGATAAACCATCCCAGCTGGCTGAAATGGCCCTGAAGGCCATAAAGATGGCAGGGTCCCTCAGGGGTGATGTCCAGGTGGGTTCAGGTGCTCCCTCTGTTGACAAAACCAGGGTAAGGTCATCCCGGCCACCCTCAGATGTCCCTGCAGATGAGAAGAGGGAGCTGGTATCAGATGCACACCATGCAGCATCAGTTGATGGTGTTGTGAGCACCACTGTGAGCTACGTTGACATGGAGAGTTCATCCGTCTTCCTGAACTCAGAGGGGTCCCTCATTGAGATGGATGAGACCCGCGTCGCCCTCTTTCTAAACGCTGTTGCCTCTGATGGCTCAGGGATACAGTTCGGTCATAAAAGCTGCGGCGGAACCGGCGGCTTCGAAATACTGGAGAGGGAGGACATCGAGGAGCTCGGTCGCAGGGCCGGTGAAAAGGCTGTCAGGCTCCTCAGGGCTAGTCCGCCGCCATCAGGACGTTTTGACATAGTAACTGACCCTGAACTTACAGGTGTATTCATACATGAGGCCCTGGGGCATGCAGCCGAGGCAGACCTTATACTGCAGGGTGACTCAATACTCGAGGGTAAACTGGGTGAGAGGATTGCATCTGAGGGTGTTACCATCATCGACGACCCTACACTTGAGGGTTTCGGAAGTTACAGCTACGATGCAGAGGGTGTGAGGGCCGCCGAAACAGTTCTCGTGGAGAAGGGAGTCCTCACTTCACTGTTGAACTCCAGGGAAACAGCCTTTAAACTTGGACTTGAACCATCAGGGAATGCCCGTTCAGCCATAGGGGACCAGCCCATTGTCAGGATGAGCAACACATACCTCAAACCTGGTGATTTATCCTTTGATGAACTCATAGAGGACATCAGGGATGGTGTCTACCTGAGGGGTTCAAGGGGGGGTCAGGTGGATACCGGTAAGGGTATCTTCCAGTTCAATGCTGCTGAGTCATTCCGTATACAGGATGGTGAACTTGCAGAACCAGTGAAGGATGTCTCCCTCTCAGGGAACGTCCTGGAGACCCTCAAAAATGTTGACGGGGTCGGTTCAGACTTCAGACTGGGGATCGGCTTCTGCGGTAAATCAGGACAGAGCGTCCCTGTGGGTGATGGGGGCCCCCATGTGAGGATAAGGAATGCCATGGTGGGTGGAACATGAAGTACACACCATTATCAAGGGATGAAGGTAGACTTCTTGTTAAGATCGCGAGGATGGCCATAGAGGAGCACCTGCGCGGATCAGAAACCCTCAGACTTCCTGATAACCTCCCTGAAGTTTTCAGAAAGAAAAGGGGGATTTTCGTTACACTCGAGAAGAACGGGAATCTGAGGGGATGTATAGGCTATCCGGAACCGACCAAACCCCTGATCGATGCCCTTGTTGAGGCAGCAATATCCGCCGCAACATGTGACCCGAGGTTCCCCCCAGTTAAACCTGAGGAGCTCGATGATATAGAGATTGAGGTGAGTGTGCTGACACCGCCGGAGCCCATTGAGGTTGAAAGCCCGGCCGAATACCCCAAGGTCATAAGGGTCGGTGTCGACGGCCTCATAGTTGAGAGGGGATGGGCCAGGGGACTGCTCCTTCCACAGGTCGCCACGGAGTGGGGCTGGGACGCTGAGGAGTTCCTCTGCAACACATGTATGAAGGCGGGTCTTCCGCCTGACTGCTTCTATGACCCTGAAACCAGGGTCTACAGGTTCCAGGCCCAGATATTCCATGAAGATGATTAAGCTGAAGCTAATTACTCATGAGGGGATTAAAAAACATCCCGGTACATTAAGATAAATTACAGGTTTAATGAGAGTGATTTTATGATTATACCAACAGTTCCAACAACAGATGAACTTCTTGATAAGGGATTCCGGAGGGCCAGGAAGGCCGCATCCCTCAAGCGGAGTTCAAAGATTCCTGGCCAGAAGAAGGCCAAGATCATTGAGTCAACACGTGTCCAGACCGCATGCCAGGTCATAAGGGACCGGTTGAAGATGATAATCCATAGGATACCCGATATAGAGTCCCTTCCAGAGTTCTACCAGGACTACATCGACGTGACCGTGGGGGTGGATGAACTTAAAAAATCCCTCGGGGCGCTTAACTGGGCTGTTGGAATACTTAACCAGCTGGAATCAGACTACACGACCCGTATAAAACGTTCAAAACCGTCTGATGCATCCCGTCT harbors:
- a CDS encoding 4Fe-4S binding protein — translated: MKAWLKFSPNIVNKSIISEAIKKYDIEFNILRANITPRGGKMLVEISGPEEREGIDFIEEAGIEVHPAVRVVKKDREKCMDCGACVSLCPVGAICIQDDWEILLDDKKCIGCSFCVNSCPTGAIVLFD
- a CDS encoding homocysteine biosynthesis protein, with amino-acid sequence MKTIEEINQKIRDGDAVVVTAAEMTRIVAENGPMDAAKEVDVVTTGTFGAMCSSGAFLNFGHSDPPIKMARTYLNGVEAYSGLAAVDAYIGAAQPNRDPEIGLEYGGSHVIEDLIRGKEVELVAEAYGTDCYPLKNVETLISLETINQAVMVNPRNCYQNYAVAVNSTQETLYTYMGTLLPNYGNVTYSSAGELSPLLNDPYFQTIGVGTRIFLCGAEGYIVGEGTQHSTESERRNGVPVSPSGTLMLKGNMKDMDPEYVRGATMPRYGPTLYVGAGIPIPVLNEDIAAATGISDEDIVCRVIDYGVPRRSRPVVKETNYKELKSGKIEINGMEVPTSPLSSIRRAIKIAEELKSWIERGDFLLTEPVKSLPSRSATRPLEIRRPSIMVRELESKPVIITHQEDDLKDVARKMVDNNINHIPVVDSEGVLRGIVTSWDIADAVARGKKKLRDIMTRRVVVARENEPVDVVARRIDKYNISGLPIVDDENRVKGIVTAEDISRLIGKVDNRGESI
- a CDS encoding TldD/PmbA family protein, giving the protein MEIDNDYLGSILRDIEDMVEYADIRAGSSRTSSILMKDGNLQEVKCGSASGFRIRVLRNGSWGFAFTDKPSQLAEMALKAIKMAGSLRGDVQVGSGAPSVDKTRVRSSRPPSDVPADEKRELVSDAHHAASVDGVVSTTVSYVDMESSSVFLNSEGSLIEMDETRVALFLNAVASDGSGIQFGHKSCGGTGGFEILEREDIEELGRRAGEKAVRLLRASPPPSGRFDIVTDPELTGVFIHEALGHAAEADLILQGDSILEGKLGERIASEGVTIIDDPTLEGFGSYSYDAEGVRAAETVLVEKGVLTSLLNSRETAFKLGLEPSGNARSAIGDQPIVRMSNTYLKPGDLSFDELIEDIRDGVYLRGSRGGQVDTGKGIFQFNAAESFRIQDGELAEPVKDVSLSGNVLETLKNVDGVGSDFRLGIGFCGKSGQSVPVGDGGPHVRIRNAMVGGT
- a CDS encoding TIGR00296 family protein is translated as MKYTPLSRDEGRLLVKIARMAIEEHLRGSETLRLPDNLPEVFRKKRGIFVTLEKNGNLRGCIGYPEPTKPLIDALVEAAISAATCDPRFPPVKPEELDDIEIEVSVLTPPEPIEVESPAEYPKVIRVGVDGLIVERGWARGLLLPQVATEWGWDAEEFLCNTCMKAGLPPDCFYDPETRVYRFQAQIFHEDD